The nucleotide window GAATCTGCCGAAAGCCTGATTTGCACTTATGTAGAAGACGGCATTCAGCATTTGGCGCGGTTTCATACTCAAACGTTAGAACTAAGTGAAATTGAAACCCCTTACTCCAGTATTAGCGGCTTGCAAGTTGTGCCCGGATTTGCTGCATTTGCAGGCGGCTCGGCAACCGAACCAGGGGCGATCGCTCTCCTCAATCTGACTACGGGCAGCCTTGAAGAAATCCGTCGCTCTAGCGAAATTGCCATCGATCCAGCCTATCTCTCTGTTCCTCAAATGCTAGAATTTCCGACTGAAAACGGTCTAACGTCATACGGATTTTACTACCCACCTAAAAATCAAGACTTTATAGCACCCACTGATGAACGTCCGCTGCTGCTCGTCAAAAGTCACGGTGGTCCCACCGCAGCGACCTCTGCCACGTTCAATCCAGGAATTCAATATTGGACAAGTCGAGGAATTGCCGTACTCGATGTTAATTACGGTGGCAGTACAGGCTATGGCAGATCTTATCGTGAACGACTAAAAGGACAGTGGGGCATCGTCGATGTGAATGATTGTGTGAACGGAGCAAAATACCTGGTTGCACAAGGATTAGTCGATGGCGATCGCCTTTGCATTGACGGTGGTAGTGCAGGCGGGTATACCACATTAGCGGCTCTAACATTCCGGGATGTATTCAAGGCAGGAGCCAGTTTTTACGGCATTAGTGACCCCGCTGCATTAGCTACTGATACTCACAAGTTTGAGTCGCGGTATTTGGATGGATTGATTGGAGTTTATCCAGCCGAGGCAGAGTTATATAGAGCGCGATCGCCCATTTACGCCGTTGATCAACTCTCTTGCCCCGTCATCTTTTTCCAAGGCGATGAAGATAAAATTGTGCCGCCCAATCAGGCAGAAATGATGGTGGAAGCGTTGAAAGCTAAGGGCTTACCTGTGGCGTATGTGCTGTATGAAGGGGAGCAACACGGGTTTCGTAAAGCCGAGAACATTAAGCGAACGTTAGATGGAGAACTTTATTTTTACGCGCAGGTCTTTGGGTTTGAATTGGCGGATGAAGTGGAGAGGGTGGCGATCGAGAATTTGTAGAGTTTAGGGAAGGTTACAGAAGCAGATGCCATGTCTAGCTCTGCCTTAAATCATTTGCTGACGAGGAATACTGAGCTATGTCAATTCCAAAAAGAAATTAGAGCTCCACGCACTGACGCAACTTCACAATGGAAGAAGTTAGATCTACTGGTGAATGCTTATGCTTATTAAACATCTAATTTCTTAGGAGGCTTCTGGCTTGCGGATTGGGTGGTTCTTGAAGGTTATTTGTCTGCGCTTAGAAGTAAGATATATGAGGTGTTGAGTTTCATAGCTATAATTAAGAGCTAAACGAGTCGTCATTACTAGGAAATAGATGGATAGGAGAGATTTGATTGCTAGAGGTTACTTTCCTAGAGAACTCCCTCCACCATTTAAAACCAGCTCACTTGCTCACTTTGTAGTCTCTAACATTTCCTTACAACTAACTTCTAGAACTAATTCAAAACTTTACATACATAGCCATGTAAGATATGGCTCTTTGAGAAGAAAGTTAAGCATTCCAAATCCAGCTTTTTTTGTACAGATAGCCAAAGTTATAGATAATAATTGGAATGACATTAAATTAATAACTCAAAAATCTAATTTCTCGAAGAGCAAACCTGTCCACACACCACATCCAAAGCGTAATCGCTCAATTTCACCTTTACTTGATTTTCCTGATCTTCCTAAGGAAAGAGCTAAGAATAGAGCAATTGGTCGATATGCTTTACAGACAGATATTTCACAGTTTTATCAGTCTATTTATACGCATAGTATTCCTTGGGCTATACACGGAAAAGAAATTGCAAAAAGCCAAAGAAATGATCCCTCTTTACTTGGAAATCAACTCGATAAATTAGTTCGTAATAGCCAAGATAGTCAGACGATAGGTATTCCTATTAGCCCTGACACGTCGCTAATTATCGCTGAATTAATACTTTGTACTTTAGATTTAGAGCTAGAAAGACGAATTTCAAGCTCATGTTTACATCCATATAGAGGTTTTCGCTACAGCGACGATTATGAATTTGTTTTTCTAACTCGTTCAGAAGCAGAGACAGCTTTAAGCCATCTTCAGAAGATTTTGTCAGCTTTTGAACTAACTCTTAACCCTAACAAAACTAGAATTGTCGAGTTACCCTGCTCTTTGGACGCTACTTGGGTTTTAGAATTATCTGATTATAAGTTTAGCAATAGTAAGCTTGCTCAAATGCAGGATATTATTCGCTATTTTGATCGCGCTTTTCAAATTTCTAAGGAGTTTCCTCAAGAGCCAGTGCTTAAGTATGCGATTGCAAGAATTGAAAATTTTCATGAACTTCATCAGGATAATTGGTCATTGCTCGAAAGTTTGCTATTGCAGTCAGTAACAATTGAATCAAGTACTTTACGCGATGCCTTATCAATATTTCAGAATAGTCAAATTAAAAATTACCCAGTTGACCTAGACTCACTCGAAAAAAATCTTAATCTGCAAGTTCTTCAACATGCTCCGCTCGGACATAGCAGTGAAGTGGCTTGGGCTATATGGTCAATAATTGTATTCAAACTGTCTATCTACGAAGAAGCCAGTCAAGCAATTTCTGACATGGAGGATTCTATTGTTGCAATTTTAGCGTTGGATGCACAACAGCGAGGGAGAATCCCAAAAGGGTTAGTTACCAGGCAATGGGAACAGTTTTTAACAGAAGACGAGCTTTATGGAAATCAATGGCTTTTTTCATACGAAGCAAATCGACAAGGATATCTATCTACTGGGTATGATCACGTCTCCAGAGATCCTTGGTTTTCCCAATTAAAGCAAGGCAAAGTTACGTTTTACGACAGGGCAACACCACTCTTTATTCCGCCTGGAGAAACTAGTGGTCCGTCTGGTGAGATTGAGGCATTCGGTATAAATTCTAAAAGGTAATTGGTTCGACGTGGCGATGAGATTTATGAATCTTAGGCGCGATCGCCACTCAAAACAGATAAGCATGGAAAGATTGTCATGAAGTGAGGAGGCTAAATGAAAACCGCGATCGCCTTACCAATTGATCAAATTGAGAAATTCTGTCAACACTGGCAAATTATAGAACTCTCCCTCTTTGGTTCTGTCTTGCGGGACGACTTTCATGCAGACAGCGATATCGATTTCCTCGTTGCCTTTGCTCCTACAGCCAACTGGGGTCTGCTTGATCACGCCCAAATGCAGGAAGAACTCGAAATCCTGCTAGGCAGACCCGTTGATTTAATCAGTAAACGGGCGATCGAGCGCAGTTCCAATTGGATTCGTCGTCAAGCAATTCTCTCTACCGCCCAACCTATCTATGTCGAATAGCCGCGATCGTGCTTCCTTACTCGACATTTCTAGAGCCG belongs to Timaviella obliquedivisa GSE-PSE-MK23-08B and includes:
- a CDS encoding nucleotidyltransferase family protein, whose translation is MKTAIALPIDQIEKFCQHWQIIELSLFGSVLRDDFHADSDIDFLVAFAPTANWGLLDHAQMQEELEILLGRPVDLISKRAIERSSNWIRRQAILSTAQPIYVE
- a CDS encoding RNA-directed DNA polymerase → MDRRDLIARGYFPRELPPPFKTSSLAHFVVSNISLQLTSRTNSKLYIHSHVRYGSLRRKLSIPNPAFFVQIAKVIDNNWNDIKLITQKSNFSKSKPVHTPHPKRNRSISPLLDFPDLPKERAKNRAIGRYALQTDISQFYQSIYTHSIPWAIHGKEIAKSQRNDPSLLGNQLDKLVRNSQDSQTIGIPISPDTSLIIAELILCTLDLELERRISSSCLHPYRGFRYSDDYEFVFLTRSEAETALSHLQKILSAFELTLNPNKTRIVELPCSLDATWVLELSDYKFSNSKLAQMQDIIRYFDRAFQISKEFPQEPVLKYAIARIENFHELHQDNWSLLESLLLQSVTIESSTLRDALSIFQNSQIKNYPVDLDSLEKNLNLQVLQHAPLGHSSEVAWAIWSIIVFKLSIYEEASQAISDMEDSIVAILALDAQQRGRIPKGLVTRQWEQFLTEDELYGNQWLFSYEANRQGYLSTGYDHVSRDPWFSQLKQGKVTFYDRATPLFIPPGETSGPSGEIEAFGINSKR
- a CDS encoding S9 family peptidase, whose amino-acid sequence is MVISAPYGSWKSPITSDLIVTGSIRLGEIRLEGETVYWSEGRPTEGGRNVVVRRTPDGQITDLTPAPFNARTRVHEYGGGAFNVFNETLYFSNFADQRLYRAIGEPEPITPEAKLRYADVIEDSHRSRLICICEDHTGGDEPVNKIVAISASSSIQILVSGNDFYASPRLSPDGSQLAWITWNHPNMPWDGTELWVAPVQTDGSLAEAQLVAGGLTESIFQPEWSPDGVLYFVSDRTDWWNLYRWKNGAIVPLCPKAAEFGLPQWVFAMTTYGFESAESLICTYVEDGIQHLARFHTQTLELSEIETPYSSISGLQVVPGFAAFAGGSATEPGAIALLNLTTGSLEEIRRSSEIAIDPAYLSVPQMLEFPTENGLTSYGFYYPPKNQDFIAPTDERPLLLVKSHGGPTAATSATFNPGIQYWTSRGIAVLDVNYGGSTGYGRSYRERLKGQWGIVDVNDCVNGAKYLVAQGLVDGDRLCIDGGSAGGYTTLAALTFRDVFKAGASFYGISDPAALATDTHKFESRYLDGLIGVYPAEAELYRARSPIYAVDQLSCPVIFFQGDEDKIVPPNQAEMMVEALKAKGLPVAYVLYEGEQHGFRKAENIKRTLDGELYFYAQVFGFELADEVERVAIENL